The Flammeovirga agarivorans genome has a window encoding:
- a CDS encoding type IV secretion system DNA-binding domain-containing protein, giving the protein MTTSNIYNYLAEGIVEYFKRFTLTTGQSYQAQFELTKDVNGLYNALKEKGNSHNIFSEFNFGEFKSFILKFESTSLLIAANINGVNEDYLTALRNYIKSQEGEFSGLSILFIHNTQLDSIIGGAANISSSGYPLSLDYVKERIEKSVSDDDEQNSTITKFEKKILSELLKNQDKEIGDISRSIFDYSIYLEILEKGQISNEDYPLLGLFKDNSIIRGKVNEKEIDKRIKENQKVFTEIRNGHQYGNIDSVVEKKFDELGQKKLKNKDTWQDVTFEDVVKSEESRKNIEGIQFRPNDKNITTDNLKCRDIEDGTSKAKQRTRNIFIFNPDHHQNIQYELLFDKKPNQKFIKQDKDNVLKAEVNPTEKSLVISISLNDASIAQVGNRIEYNEVENGKTIKHIFKFAVLPFDQEVIEDQISTLKINKNALEISSDSDIIINPNHQRERKDVIVSNQKYLVEENETLYLRHGDETHSDTGKLKFDVEYGNAQLSYLLVLADLKPKVISASNVINTKLQSKDPFLYSERIDSSKEKLVQSLEHNLHKYYPSERLKKQLTQEFKIFIQHKENNPGYLSYNEALDGKTLTATDLKVDEEVKLAYKALIEYFNKKSKKDKYLLPSLTVIDEELKELYQTYLKVIQSSLDGIKEGDELNLEEENLLKIGTIISEDREKFIKFTSLHPLNVAYQLLLKENVDSDLPKEIISKLNSDNLLPYLRGKKNTFYHVIENEDSILWNHYVKEETEGQTATNRFVPKLLQEKIIEFTDHFSFLFLDANAPIKVNLINQGDCSEILLGIFRYFNFLISKRNKTPEDISPIDFTIYGSDDYITKFEQLSKYDNPEQIKSVFGIDLFSSQKKIDAYELLKLYHNKVNFFTKKKSDTYEYAHISFYQFIHDEGNLSDVSYAHNEMDKMDSGLSLGGVLSETATAYDGGAYWSSYGTKKGPKENSISKLSTSYNQVANVLNSPNKLEFNKTIALTIDKEVKGELEKIYESSQWTTFIDPKVDLSFFKEDNSVVIIHYSDLYTSNSGYDAITVTKKWEQYRDVILNYLKKNQLEVNEDDTIPIINMFNAINGDWLLKIAAHNQRYQMDKEKISVLSAVKEMMAILEHPSITWVPMSLEEILRVSGSVALPQNSLMSVKSHGKSGMYSDDLLMVGVEETSNGIELYFHPVEVKIGKTNQENKALKQGAKTAEFFEEVLGGDNFKNKVYRNFFAKQIITIADKLRLYQVWEDYNEKWKNLHELKGKLYNDEFIISQNINEIVGKYSVLSFKANDSFQARSIKLDDDALIIELLESDGLNDLKTTMDDLIERYHDDEGDCSIHCTLLRKAYSIDKNLSGFEEHDIETTSTSDYVEKETNDNESTPSPTLVEEPIITEPMKILFGTKSNTKEELYWYPTSTDKVMHTNTGIIGTMGTGKTQFTKSMILQLSKNAEQNVDGKKIGILIFDYKGDYIKEDFTKPTDAKVYELYHLPYNPLALAVGSTTKPMLPLHTASALENTISTAYNLGNKQRSFLKELLMQAYENKGIIKHRRDTWEQPSPTLHDVYRIFEEHEDFAQDSLNAALKELYDYEIFEPNGKNATPLFDLIDGVTVINLSGYSPQIQNLVVAITLDQFYSQMQNRGHSKIDGNFRQLNKMILVDEADNFLSKNFESLRKILKEGREYGVGTILSTQFLNHFSTGDNEYSNYILTWIIHRVNEIKDKEVSSLFDLPSRNDRDDLIGVIKGLEKHYSIVNNAGSAPIKIRDKAFWEWNNN; this is encoded by the coding sequence ATGACTACGTCTAATATATATAATTATTTAGCAGAAGGAATTGTTGAGTATTTTAAACGATTCACTCTAACTACAGGCCAATCTTATCAAGCCCAATTTGAGCTAACTAAAGATGTAAATGGTCTTTATAACGCATTAAAAGAAAAAGGTAATTCACATAATATTTTTAGTGAATTTAATTTTGGTGAGTTTAAAAGTTTTATATTAAAATTTGAATCTACTTCATTATTAATTGCAGCAAATATTAATGGAGTAAATGAAGACTACCTAACAGCTCTTAGAAACTATATTAAATCTCAAGAAGGTGAATTTAGTGGTCTTTCAATTCTATTTATACATAACACTCAATTAGATAGTATCATTGGTGGAGCTGCTAATATTTCATCAAGTGGTTATCCATTAAGTTTAGATTATGTAAAAGAAAGAATTGAAAAATCTGTTTCGGATGATGATGAACAAAATTCTACAATAACAAAGTTCGAAAAGAAAATTCTATCTGAATTACTAAAGAACCAAGATAAAGAGATTGGTGATATTAGTAGATCAATATTCGACTATAGTATATATCTTGAAATATTAGAAAAAGGTCAAATTTCTAATGAAGACTATCCCCTTCTTGGTCTTTTTAAAGACAACTCAATTATTAGAGGTAAAGTCAATGAGAAAGAAATTGATAAAAGAATAAAGGAAAATCAGAAAGTTTTTACAGAAATTAGAAATGGTCATCAATACGGAAATATTGATTCTGTTGTTGAGAAGAAATTTGATGAATTAGGGCAGAAAAAGTTAAAAAATAAAGATACCTGGCAAGATGTTACTTTCGAAGATGTGGTAAAATCTGAAGAAAGTCGTAAAAATATTGAAGGTATACAATTCAGACCAAATGATAAAAATATAACTACAGACAATTTAAAATGTAGAGATATTGAAGATGGTACTTCAAAAGCAAAACAACGTACAAGAAATATCTTCATCTTTAATCCTGATCATCATCAAAATATTCAGTATGAATTATTGTTTGATAAAAAACCTAACCAAAAGTTTATTAAACAAGATAAAGATAATGTACTAAAGGCAGAAGTAAACCCAACTGAAAAAAGCCTAGTTATTAGTATCTCATTGAATGATGCAAGTATTGCTCAAGTCGGCAATAGGATAGAATATAATGAAGTTGAAAATGGTAAGACAATTAAACACATTTTCAAGTTTGCTGTCCTTCCTTTTGATCAAGAGGTAATAGAGGATCAAATAAGTACTCTTAAAATTAATAAGAATGCATTAGAAATATCTTCTGATAGTGATATCATTATCAATCCTAATCATCAAAGAGAAAGAAAAGATGTAATAGTATCAAATCAAAAATATTTAGTTGAAGAAAATGAAACTTTATATTTAAGACATGGAGATGAAACTCATTCTGATACCGGTAAATTAAAGTTTGATGTAGAATATGGAAATGCTCAACTGAGCTATCTTCTGGTTTTAGCTGATTTAAAACCAAAAGTAATTAGTGCTTCAAATGTGATTAATACTAAGTTACAATCAAAAGATCCTTTTCTATATTCTGAACGTATTGATTCTTCTAAAGAAAAATTAGTGCAAAGTTTAGAACACAATTTACATAAATACTACCCATCTGAACGATTAAAAAAACAACTAACTCAAGAGTTCAAAATTTTTATTCAACATAAAGAAAATAACCCAGGTTACCTTTCTTATAATGAAGCTCTTGATGGTAAAACACTTACTGCTACTGACCTTAAAGTAGATGAAGAAGTAAAGCTTGCATATAAAGCTCTAATAGAATATTTCAATAAAAAGTCTAAAAAAGATAAATATCTATTACCTTCTCTTACTGTAATTGATGAAGAATTAAAAGAACTTTATCAAACCTATTTAAAAGTTATTCAATCCTCTTTAGATGGTATAAAAGAAGGTGATGAATTAAACCTAGAAGAAGAAAACTTATTAAAAATTGGAACAATTATAAGTGAAGACAGAGAGAAATTTATAAAATTCACTTCGCTTCACCCACTTAATGTTGCTTATCAACTTCTTTTAAAAGAAAACGTAGATAGTGATCTACCTAAAGAAATCATCTCAAAACTTAATAGTGATAACCTTTTACCCTATTTAAGAGGTAAAAAGAATACATTTTATCATGTGATAGAGAATGAAGATTCTATTCTTTGGAATCACTATGTAAAGGAAGAAACTGAAGGACAAACAGCCACTAATCGTTTTGTCCCAAAATTACTTCAAGAGAAGATCATTGAATTTACTGACCATTTTTCTTTCCTTTTCTTGGATGCTAATGCTCCTATTAAAGTAAATCTAATAAATCAAGGAGATTGTTCTGAGATTTTACTAGGTATATTTAGATACTTCAATTTCTTAATTTCAAAAAGAAATAAAACACCTGAAGATATTTCACCTATCGATTTCACTATTTATGGTTCTGACGATTATATTACGAAATTTGAGCAATTATCTAAATATGATAACCCTGAACAGATAAAGAGTGTATTTGGTATCGATTTATTCTCATCACAGAAAAAGATTGATGCTTACGAACTTTTAAAACTATATCATAATAAAGTAAATTTCTTTACTAAGAAGAAAAGTGATACTTACGAGTATGCTCATATCTCATTCTATCAATTTATTCATGATGAAGGCAATCTTAGTGATGTTAGTTACGCACACAATGAGATGGATAAAATGGATAGTGGTTTAAGTTTAGGAGGGGTATTATCTGAAACTGCAACAGCTTACGATGGAGGCGCATACTGGTCAAGTTACGGAACTAAAAAAGGACCAAAAGAGAACTCAATTTCAAAACTGAGTACATCTTATAATCAAGTGGCTAATGTTCTAAATAGCCCAAATAAGTTAGAGTTTAATAAAACAATTGCACTAACAATAGATAAAGAGGTTAAGGGTGAGTTAGAAAAAATCTATGAAAGCTCTCAATGGACAACGTTTATTGACCCAAAGGTAGATCTATCATTCTTTAAAGAGGACAATAGTGTAGTAATAATACATTACAGTGATCTTTACACCTCTAATAGTGGCTATGATGCTATTACAGTAACTAAGAAATGGGAACAATATAGAGATGTTATTCTTAACTATCTAAAGAAAAATCAATTAGAGGTTAATGAAGATGATACTATTCCTATCATCAATATGTTCAATGCTATTAATGGAGATTGGCTCCTAAAAATTGCAGCACACAACCAAAGGTATCAAATGGACAAAGAAAAAATTAGTGTCCTAAGTGCTGTAAAAGAAATGATGGCTATTTTAGAACACCCAAGTATCACTTGGGTACCAATGTCATTAGAAGAAATCTTAAGAGTATCTGGTAGTGTTGCCCTGCCTCAAAACAGTTTGATGTCTGTAAAAAGTCATGGGAAGTCAGGAATGTATAGCGATGATTTATTAATGGTTGGTGTAGAAGAAACTTCAAATGGTATTGAACTATACTTCCATCCCGTTGAAGTGAAAATTGGAAAGACTAATCAAGAGAATAAAGCATTAAAACAAGGAGCAAAGACTGCTGAGTTTTTTGAAGAAGTTTTAGGTGGTGACAACTTCAAAAATAAAGTCTATCGAAACTTCTTTGCTAAACAAATCATCACTATTGCTGATAAATTAAGACTTTATCAGGTATGGGAAGATTATAATGAAAAGTGGAAAAACCTACACGAGCTAAAAGGTAAGCTTTATAATGATGAATTTATAATCAGTCAGAATATTAATGAGATAGTCGGTAAATATTCCGTTTTATCATTTAAAGCTAATGATTCGTTCCAAGCTAGGTCAATCAAATTAGATGATGATGCCTTAATTATTGAATTATTGGAATCTGATGGTCTAAATGATCTAAAAACAACAATGGATGATCTAATTGAAAGGTACCATGATGATGAAGGAGATTGTTCTATTCATTGTACACTTCTTAGAAAAGCATATTCTATTGATAAAAACCTTTCTGGCTTTGAGGAACACGATATAGAAACTACTTCAACTAGTGATTATGTAGAAAAAGAAACAAATGATAATGAATCTACACCTTCACCTACATTAGTTGAAGAACCTATAATTACAGAACCAATGAAAATTTTATTTGGTACAAAAAGTAATACCAAAGAAGAACTTTATTGGTATCCAACATCTACTGATAAAGTAATGCATACTAACACTGGTATCATTGGAACAATGGGTACAGGTAAAACTCAATTCACTAAATCTATGATTTTACAATTGAGTAAAAATGCTGAACAAAACGTTGATGGTAAAAAAATTGGCATCTTAATCTTTGATTATAAGGGTGATTATATCAAAGAAGATTTTACTAAACCCACAGATGCTAAGGTATACGAATTGTACCATTTACCTTATAATCCATTAGCACTAGCTGTAGGAAGTACCACAAAACCAATGTTACCTTTACATACAGCAAGTGCTCTTGAAAATACAATATCTACTGCTTACAATTTAGGCAATAAGCAAAGAAGTTTCTTAAAAGAACTTTTAATGCAAGCGTATGAAAATAAGGGAATCATAAAACATAGAAGAGATACTTGGGAACAACCTTCTCCTACTCTACATGATGTATACCGTATTTTTGAGGAGCATGAAGATTTTGCACAAGACAGTTTAAATGCAGCTTTAAAGGAGCTTTATGATTACGAAATTTTCGAACCAAATGGTAAAAATGCAACTCCTCTATTTGATTTGATTGATGGTGTTACAGTAATCAATTTAAGTGGTTATAGCCCACAAATTCAAAACTTAGTTGTGGCAATTACTCTAGATCAATTCTACTCTCAAATGCAAAACAGAGGTCACAGTAAAATTGATGGAAATTTCAGACAACTAAACAAAATGATTTTAGTGGATGAGGCTGATAATTTCCTTAGTAAAAACTTCGAATCACTAAGAAAGATACTTAAAGAAGGTAGAGAATATGGCGTAGGAACAATTTTATCTACTCAATTCTTAAATCACTTCTCTACAGGTGACAATGAGTATTCAAACTATATCCTTACTTGGATTATACATAGAGTAAACGAAATAAAAGACAAAGAAGTATCATCACTTTTCGATCTGCCAAGTCGTAATGATAGAGATGACTTAATTGGTGTAATTAAAGGACTTGAAAAACACTATAGTATTGTAAATAATGCTGGTAGTGCACCAATTAAAATTAGAGATAAGGCATTTTGGGAGTGGAATAACAATTAA
- the dptG gene encoding DNA phosphorothioation-dependent restriction protein DptG — protein MSSKYSINYEKLKQSFSKGQIDKDENGIYDLTGKFQHCKGRLIKAFPFATDAAGLNDSTIDLYTFNGTVGNLIRTAENLPQKTKVKLDKESILSSIKERDDFQGIESLDILLDNIEKLLFEENGDIFKFDYKVLRYLNFLKENAKLKDISNYTVGVLLGNDEELKKIIAKTDTPANENLLYRLVLETIKEESEKEKSKKTDSKLEGYYEGKLTQNLRKLFAQDISILSEDENYFIDNIHNLLKFYFFQFVSQLAIQLNQFFYDEDEDTVPKLFFTLKWEKISKSRLGIINGWKLLDKNVETLFAHANTLEFLNTIEWSSDNNKIYSDIKSEIDSLDDFERSKLSTSIDEIIDKYKNNYVDEEKLSRKWEEVDLTPDTENDIYNRIITLYKYILFQFQNSPRNSAFKAYKGWFTEFCKVNYSKRRGQLGFSLSIDKSLLLLLTDLAVGSNNKILLKELWDEFELRGLRFDQESKAEIIKLYEEINLIEKKSDSGDAQYIQKLNK, from the coding sequence ATGAGTTCAAAATATTCAATTAATTACGAGAAATTAAAACAGTCATTTAGCAAAGGACAAATAGATAAAGATGAAAACGGGATATATGATTTAACTGGTAAATTCCAACATTGTAAGGGTAGATTAATTAAGGCTTTTCCGTTTGCAACAGATGCAGCAGGATTAAATGATAGTACAATAGACCTATATACATTTAATGGTACTGTAGGTAATCTTATTAGAACTGCTGAAAATTTACCACAAAAAACTAAAGTTAAATTAGATAAAGAAAGTATTCTATCATCTATAAAAGAAAGAGATGATTTTCAAGGCATTGAATCTTTAGACATTCTTCTTGATAATATTGAAAAATTATTATTTGAAGAAAATGGCGATATTTTCAAATTCGATTATAAAGTATTACGTTATTTAAATTTTCTAAAGGAAAATGCTAAGCTTAAAGATATTTCCAATTATACTGTAGGTGTGCTATTGGGAAATGATGAAGAGTTAAAGAAAATAATTGCAAAAACAGATACTCCTGCAAATGAAAATTTACTTTACCGTTTAGTATTAGAAACAATAAAGGAGGAAAGTGAGAAGGAAAAATCTAAGAAAACAGATAGTAAATTAGAAGGTTATTATGAAGGTAAATTAACTCAAAATTTACGTAAATTATTTGCCCAAGATATATCTATTCTATCTGAAGATGAAAATTACTTCATTGATAATATTCACAATTTATTAAAGTTTTACTTCTTTCAATTTGTATCTCAACTCGCTATACAATTGAATCAATTCTTCTACGATGAAGATGAAGACACTGTACCTAAATTATTCTTTACACTAAAATGGGAGAAAATATCAAAAAGTAGGTTAGGTATTATAAATGGTTGGAAACTCTTAGATAAAAATGTTGAAACTCTTTTTGCTCATGCAAATACTTTAGAGTTTTTAAATACAATTGAATGGTCAAGTGATAACAATAAAATTTATAGCGATATAAAAAGTGAAATAGATAGTTTAGATGATTTTGAAAGGAGCAAACTGAGCACATCTATTGACGAGATTATCGACAAATACAAAAATAACTATGTTGATGAAGAGAAGTTATCTAGGAAATGGGAAGAAGTAGACCTAACTCCTGATACTGAAAATGACATCTACAATAGAATAATTACACTTTATAAATATATTCTTTTCCAATTCCAAAATAGTCCTAGAAATTCAGCATTTAAAGCATATAAAGGATGGTTTACTGAATTTTGCAAAGTTAACTATTCTAAAAGAAGAGGTCAATTAGGTTTCTCTTTAAGTATTGATAAAAGTCTTTTACTTCTTCTCACTGATTTAGCTGTAGGTTCAAATAATAAAATTCTTTTAAAAGAACTTTGGGATGAGTTTGAATTAAGAGGTTTACGTTTTGATCAAGAATCAAAAGCTGAAATCATCAAGTTATATGAAGAAATCAACTTGATCGAGAAAAAAAGTGATAGTGGAGATGCTCAATATATTCAAAAACTTAATAAATAG
- the dptF gene encoding DNA phosphorothioation-dependent restriction protein DptF: MSIQNNTFKSILDTLSISSKEAVVDGNKNSLEYDPIKKYLHVKRFVEEVLTELVLQSFETPFSQLILISGNVGDGKSHLLARLHELYPEQLKEFKIKNDATESQSVDKSWKQELDEFLKDFTDQALEEKESINRKAILAINLGTLTNFLEDYQKDDKYNKLQKFVEEYNLLNSSFQEVNIPESSPFQYINLADYQLFSIRENPDEIKSKVISELLQKITSKSNDNPFYQAFKNDYDNNENKYKDPIYYNYNFISDKKVQDIITKVILNAIISDKLIVPVRQLLNFIFQLIVPTNLASKNKNQIARSIKRYDIRAYITSLTPFLIFNNEDAFIFKSIKYFDPCRNRDSELDQHIFKLSNKEQIESVFKDNELILPEFIKELIHKNSEKLGYKETRAIIRLFTRLNYFRKWEPKQVVKDYIIMLYYSYINPQNPKARKIIKNILIGIYNWNGTSNNNTHINIEIGKKQNEYKISQELKIIPHLIKNGCLEKDDELHRFSLSLKLAFKANRAEIFETVIDYNLFELLYKIGQGYRPNREDKQRHLSFELFIRHISRDAGRMKDLTFQQISGKSKERFKLGYTEGLGYEFSKED, translated from the coding sequence ATGTCTATACAAAATAACACTTTCAAGAGTATTCTTGATACCCTTTCTATCTCTTCAAAAGAAGCAGTAGTTGATGGAAATAAAAACTCGTTAGAATATGACCCGATAAAGAAGTACCTACACGTTAAAAGGTTTGTTGAAGAGGTTTTAACAGAACTAGTTTTACAAAGTTTTGAAACTCCTTTTTCTCAACTTATTTTAATTTCTGGTAATGTTGGAGATGGTAAGTCACATTTATTAGCTCGTCTTCATGAGCTTTACCCTGAACAGTTAAAAGAATTCAAAATTAAAAATGATGCTACAGAAAGTCAGAGTGTTGATAAGTCTTGGAAACAAGAACTAGATGAATTTCTTAAAGATTTTACTGATCAAGCATTAGAAGAAAAGGAGAGTATTAATCGTAAAGCAATATTGGCGATTAACTTAGGTACATTAACTAATTTCCTAGAGGATTATCAGAAAGATGATAAATATAACAAACTTCAAAAGTTTGTAGAAGAATATAACCTTTTAAATAGTTCTTTTCAAGAAGTCAATATTCCCGAAAGTTCGCCTTTTCAATATATCAATCTTGCTGATTATCAATTATTCTCAATAAGAGAAAATCCTGATGAAATTAAGTCGAAGGTAATTTCAGAGTTATTACAAAAAATTACTTCAAAAAGTAACGATAATCCTTTTTATCAGGCTTTTAAGAATGATTATGATAACAATGAAAATAAATATAAAGATCCTATATATTATAACTACAATTTTATCTCTGACAAAAAAGTACAAGATATCATTACAAAAGTTATTTTAAATGCTATTATTAGTGATAAACTAATTGTTCCTGTAAGGCAGTTATTGAATTTTATTTTTCAGCTAATTGTACCAACAAACCTAGCATCTAAAAATAAAAATCAAATTGCTAGATCAATTAAAAGATATGACATCAGGGCTTATATTACTAGTCTTACTCCTTTTTTAATCTTTAATAATGAAGATGCATTTATTTTTAAATCAATTAAATATTTTGATCCTTGTAGAAATAGAGATTCAGAATTAGATCAACATATCTTTAAGCTAAGTAATAAAGAACAAATTGAATCAGTTTTTAAAGATAATGAATTAATCCTACCTGAATTTATTAAGGAATTAATTCATAAGAACTCTGAGAAATTAGGTTATAAGGAAACTAGGGCAATAATCAGACTATTTACAAGATTAAATTACTTTAGAAAGTGGGAACCTAAACAAGTAGTTAAGGATTATATTATAATGCTATACTACAGCTATATTAATCCTCAAAATCCAAAAGCTAGAAAAATTATTAAGAACATTCTAATTGGCATATACAATTGGAATGGAACCTCTAATAATAATACTCACATTAATATTGAAATTGGGAAAAAGCAGAACGAATATAAAATAAGTCAAGAATTAAAAATTATTCCACATCTAATAAAAAATGGATGTCTAGAAAAAGATGATGAATTACATCGATTTTCTCTTTCTTTAAAGCTAGCTTTTAAAGCAAATCGAGCTGAAATATTTGAAACTGTTATTGACTACAATTTATTTGAATTATTATATAAAATTGGTCAAGGATATAGACCTAACCGAGAAGACAAACAAAGGCATTTAAGCTTTGAATTGTTTATCAGACATATATCACGGGATGCTGGTAGAATGAAAGATCTTACTTTCCAACAAATCTCTGGCAAATCAAAAGAGCGATTTAAGCTTGGTTATACAGAAGGATTAGGTTACGAATTTTCAAAAGAAGACTAA